The following proteins are encoded in a genomic region of Gimesia algae:
- a CDS encoding fibronectin type III domain-containing protein, translated as MQYWINKVCLKIPLLLLIFAYGFSVVRAAEPPAPPTDFRAEDVPGDAGTAIDLFWTLSPDDKPDLKPRKVLRYIISRKAVDESDAKFENIGEPTYRVNTFRDSNCEPGTPYLYRIEAVGQESMTSSPVVIKEPIIATLQWFNLQRSWFAVFVVLICGAVIFFIRLARSGKKLKVRKIAGLEAINDAVGRATEMGRSCLFVPGIQDINDIQTVAGITILAQVAETTADYRAQLEVPTSRSLVMTTARDTVEAAYLSAGRPDEYNEDDIYYITDEQFGYVASVTGKMVRDKPAACFYMGAFYAESLILAETGNSVGAIQIAGTAMPTQLPFFVAACDFTLIGEEFFAASAYLSGEPQQLGSLKGQDFGKLIGGLVLIAGCLLVTLSAIQSRGVALENQEPTFFQTASNYIIENILGKGGF; from the coding sequence ATGCAATACTGGATCAATAAGGTGTGTCTGAAAATACCACTGCTGCTACTGATCTTCGCTTACGGATTCTCAGTGGTTCGCGCTGCAGAACCACCCGCGCCTCCTACGGATTTCCGGGCTGAGGATGTTCCGGGCGATGCAGGCACCGCTATCGATCTGTTCTGGACTCTCTCCCCCGATGACAAACCCGATCTCAAACCGCGTAAGGTCTTACGATATATCATCTCCCGTAAAGCAGTAGATGAGTCTGATGCCAAATTTGAAAATATCGGCGAACCCACCTATCGAGTCAATACATTTCGCGATTCAAACTGCGAGCCCGGTACCCCCTATCTCTATCGAATCGAAGCCGTCGGGCAGGAAAGCATGACATCCTCCCCTGTCGTCATTAAAGAACCGATTATCGCGACGCTGCAATGGTTTAACCTGCAGCGCAGCTGGTTCGCGGTCTTTGTCGTATTAATCTGCGGCGCAGTCATCTTCTTTATCCGACTGGCGCGTAGCGGCAAAAAACTGAAAGTCAGAAAAATTGCAGGTCTGGAAGCGATTAACGATGCAGTGGGCCGTGCGACAGAGATGGGGCGTTCCTGCCTGTTCGTCCCCGGGATTCAGGATATCAATGACATTCAGACTGTCGCCGGAATTACCATCCTCGCTCAGGTGGCAGAAACGACGGCAGATTATCGCGCCCAACTGGAAGTCCCTACTTCTCGCTCACTCGTAATGACAACAGCCCGCGATACCGTGGAAGCCGCCTACCTGTCAGCGGGTAGACCCGATGAATACAACGAAGACGATATCTATTACATCACCGACGAACAGTTCGGGTATGTTGCCAGTGTCACGGGTAAAATGGTCCGCGACAAACCGGCGGCCTGTTTTTACATGGGTGCATTTTACGCCGAATCATTGATTCTGGCAGAGACCGGTAATTCGGTTGGTGCCATTCAGATCGCCGGCACCGCGATGCCCACTCAGCTCCCCTTTTTCGTCGCCGCCTGTGATTTCACCCTGATTGGTGAAGAATTCTTTGCCGCCTCCGCATATCTGTCTGGTGAACCACAGCAGTTGGGTAGCTTGAAAGGACAAGATTTCGGAAAACTGATCGGGGGCCTGGTACTGATTGCCGGCTGTCTTCTCGTGACACTCTCCGCGATCCAGTCACGTGGAGTCGCTCTCGAAAACCAGGAACCGACCTTTTTCCAGACTGCATCGAACTACATCATAGAGAATATCCTCGGTAAAGGAGGTTTCTAA
- a CDS encoding MFS transporter, with translation MNSQPTADAELNINSPELALTTYKFFPGWTMLGIAAMAQFLSAPGQSFSIAVFKDPMRLSLGLTETQYSLAYGFATIVSACLLPFVGSILDRWGARIILPIIAVGLSAACYFMSRIHSLSELYIGFSLVRSLGQGALTLISVWMVGEWFEKKRGRATALAGFGSAFSVMTIPLLNSWLITHYGWQTGWVFHSITVAICLILPVIFLVRNRPEDLGLHPDGIDPAEEPEPEEVLPGKKQKRPLITATIESWTVRQVLRDPTFWKLLSVITTHALVGTGLVFHQIALLGSHGVPLNWAIRMMSFQAICATILMFPAGWLTDRFPSRYILCGSMICLSLANLIVLTMPAIWMVVVYTFLLGLTGSVFRSTATVVWINYYGRMNQGAVRGVAWSMMILASALGPLPVAMSIDYFGSYNPVLYLFTTIPLISAAAVWSAHPPKLFKKQEEAVTEI, from the coding sequence ATGAACTCGCAGCCGACTGCTGATGCAGAGCTGAATATAAACTCCCCCGAACTAGCTCTCACTACTTACAAATTTTTTCCCGGCTGGACCATGCTGGGAATCGCTGCAATGGCGCAGTTTTTATCGGCCCCCGGCCAGTCATTTTCCATAGCTGTTTTTAAAGATCCGATGCGGCTCTCTCTGGGGTTAACCGAGACTCAGTACTCACTCGCTTACGGGTTTGCCACGATTGTCAGTGCCTGTCTACTCCCTTTTGTCGGTAGCATCCTAGACCGCTGGGGGGCGCGTATCATTCTGCCCATCATCGCCGTGGGCCTCTCTGCCGCCTGTTATTTCATGTCACGAATCCACTCTCTGTCAGAACTTTATATTGGATTCAGTCTCGTCCGTAGCCTGGGACAAGGCGCTCTCACTTTGATCTCCGTCTGGATGGTGGGAGAATGGTTCGAGAAAAAACGGGGACGTGCCACGGCACTGGCGGGATTTGGCAGCGCCTTTTCCGTGATGACGATCCCGCTGCTCAACAGCTGGTTGATTACTCATTATGGCTGGCAGACCGGTTGGGTATTTCATTCGATTACCGTCGCCATCTGCCTGATACTGCCAGTCATCTTTCTCGTGAGAAATCGCCCGGAAGATCTGGGGCTGCACCCCGATGGCATCGACCCTGCAGAAGAACCGGAGCCGGAAGAGGTACTCCCCGGCAAGAAACAAAAACGCCCGTTAATCACGGCAACCATCGAATCCTGGACGGTCCGCCAGGTTTTACGCGACCCGACGTTCTGGAAACTGCTGTCTGTGATTACCACGCATGCCTTAGTAGGAACCGGACTGGTATTTCACCAGATCGCTTTGTTAGGCAGTCACGGTGTTCCCCTGAACTGGGCCATTCGCATGATGTCGTTTCAGGCAATCTGCGCCACCATCCTGATGTTTCCGGCAGGTTGGCTGACCGACCGTTTCCCCAGCCGCTACATTCTCTGTGGATCAATGATCTGTCTGTCGCTGGCGAATCTGATTGTCCTCACCATGCCAGCCATCTGGATGGTTGTCGTCTATACGTTTCTGCTCGGTTTAACAGGCAGCGTGTTTCGCAGTACGGCAACTGTGGTCTGGATCAACTATTATGGCCGAATGAATCAGGGAGCCGTCCGGGGGGTCGCCTGGTCGATGATGATTCTGGCTTCGGCATTAGGCCCCCTTCCGGTTGCCATGTCAATTGACTACTTTGGCTCTTATAATCCAGTGCTCTATTTATTCACTACAATCCCGTTAATCTCAGCAGCCGCGGTCTGGTCTGCGCACCCTCCGAAGCTGTTTAAAAAACAAGAAGAAGCGGTAACAGAAATCTGA
- a CDS encoding ion transporter translates to MSDPKITPERKSRDWRDHWYEIIFEADTRAGKAFDVVLLIAILLSVLVIMLESVDSLDSEYNEYFHYAEWFFTILFTIEYAARIICARRPLRYIFSFYGVVDLLSIMPTYIMNIVPGETQRLGVIRALRLLRAFRIFKLGHMLSEASELKRAIWASRSKIAVFLATVVIAVVIEGATLHLVEEDKNNGFDSIPESMYWAIVTMTTVGYGDVAPVTPLGKLLASIIMILGYSLIIVPTGIVSAELAHGGKGTERNRITTQVCPECMREGHDTDAIFCKFCGGRL, encoded by the coding sequence ATGTCTGACCCGAAAATTACACCGGAAAGAAAATCGCGTGACTGGCGGGATCACTGGTACGAAATTATCTTCGAGGCAGATACCCGGGCCGGGAAAGCATTTGATGTCGTATTGTTGATTGCCATCCTGTTGAGTGTGCTGGTGATTATGCTGGAAAGCGTCGATTCCCTCGACTCGGAATATAATGAGTACTTTCATTATGCAGAGTGGTTCTTCACGATTCTTTTCACGATAGAGTATGCGGCGCGTATCATCTGTGCCCGCCGCCCGCTGCGTTACATCTTCAGTTTTTATGGTGTAGTCGATCTGCTTTCGATTATGCCGACTTATATCATGAACATCGTACCGGGTGAAACTCAGCGTCTGGGAGTGATTCGCGCATTGCGTCTGTTGCGTGCGTTTCGGATCTTTAAACTGGGCCATATGCTTTCAGAGGCATCGGAGTTGAAACGTGCAATCTGGGCCAGTCGTTCTAAAATTGCGGTCTTTCTGGCAACTGTCGTAATTGCTGTCGTAATTGAAGGGGCTACGTTGCACTTGGTCGAAGAGGACAAGAATAATGGCTTTGATTCCATACCAGAAAGTATGTACTGGGCGATCGTCACTATGACGACTGTCGGCTATGGTGATGTTGCTCCAGTGACTCCATTGGGAAAACTCCTGGCATCGATTATCATGATTCTGGGGTACAGCCTGATTATTGTGCCGACGGGTATCGTCTCTGCAGAGTTGGCACACGGAGGAAAAGGAACAGAACGAAATCGGATTACGACGCAGGTCTGCCCTGAATGTATGCGGGAAGGCCATGATACCGATGCCATTTTCTGCAAGTTCTGTGGTGGCCGGCTCTGA